A stretch of Halocalculus aciditolerans DNA encodes these proteins:
- the hisD gene encoding histidinol dehydrogenase: MEPEALADLGPGRRRAFFERDAGIDAVRGDVADIVSRVRTEGDAALREFASEFDGVEVGNVDVTDDAERAYEDLGDEHREAIEAAIENVRAFHEAQLPGDWTEDFDGRELGRRFRPIDRVGAYVPGGSAAYPSSAIMTVVPAKVAGVEEVAVVTPPAEEMNPVTLAAIHAAGADVVYAAGGAQAVGALAYGTETVDRVQKIVGPGNKWVTAAKAEVRGNVEIDFLAGPSEVCVLADETADPAAVASDLLAQAEHDPNASVVCVTDSQALADAVCVEVAERLPERERDDVIKEALQGEQSGVLVARSMPEAVLFAEEYAAEHLSIQADGDAELLDRITNAGSVFLGPFTPVAAGDYATGTNHVLPTNATAKVQGGLSVDTFLRATTVQRLDEDALADLRETVTTLADAEGLEAHSASIDARFEE; this comes from the coding sequence CTGGAACCCGAAGCCCTCGCCGACCTCGGTCCGGGGCGGCGGCGGGCGTTCTTCGAGCGGGACGCGGGCATCGACGCCGTACGCGGCGACGTCGCGGACATCGTTTCTCGTGTCCGCACGGAGGGCGACGCGGCGCTCCGCGAGTTCGCGAGCGAGTTCGACGGCGTCGAAGTCGGGAACGTCGACGTGACGGACGACGCCGAGCGCGCCTACGAGGACCTCGGCGACGAACACCGCGAGGCCATCGAGGCGGCCATCGAGAACGTCCGCGCGTTCCACGAAGCCCAGCTCCCCGGGGACTGGACGGAGGACTTCGACGGACGGGAGCTCGGTCGGAGATTCCGCCCCATCGACCGCGTCGGCGCGTACGTTCCCGGCGGGTCCGCCGCGTACCCGTCGAGCGCCATCATGACCGTCGTGCCGGCGAAGGTCGCTGGCGTGGAGGAGGTCGCGGTCGTCACGCCGCCCGCCGAGGAGATGAACCCCGTCACGCTGGCCGCCATCCACGCGGCCGGCGCGGACGTCGTCTACGCCGCGGGCGGCGCGCAGGCCGTCGGCGCGCTCGCCTACGGAACGGAGACGGTGGATAGGGTACAGAAAATCGTCGGCCCCGGGAACAAGTGGGTGACCGCGGCGAAAGCCGAAGTCCGCGGCAACGTCGAAATCGACTTCCTCGCCGGCCCGAGCGAGGTCTGCGTGCTCGCCGACGAGACCGCCGACCCCGCCGCCGTCGCCAGCGACCTGCTCGCGCAGGCCGAACACGACCCGAACGCGAGCGTCGTCTGCGTGACTGACTCCCAGGCGCTCGCCGACGCCGTCTGCGTCGAAGTCGCCGAACGCCTCCCCGAACGCGAACGCGACGACGTCATCAAAGAGGCCCTCCAGGGCGAGCAGTCCGGCGTCCTCGTCGCCCGCTCCATGCCCGAAGCCGTCCTCTTCGCCGAGGAGTACGCCGCCGAACACCTCTCCATCCAGGCCGACGGGGATGCGGAACTCCTCGACCGCATCACCAACGCCGGCAGCGTCTTCCTCGGTCCTTTCACTCCCGTCGCCGCCGGCGACTACGCCACCGGCACGAACCACGTCCTCCCCACCAACGCCACCGCGAAAGTGCAGGGCGGCCTCTCCGTCGACACCTTCCTCCGCGCGACGACTGTCCAGCGCCTCGACGAGGACGCCCTCGCCGACCTCCGCGAAACGGTCACGACGCTCGCGGACGCCGAAGGACTCGAAGCCCACAGCGCGAGCATCGACGCCCGGTTTGAGGAGTAA
- a CDS encoding DUF7116 family protein codes for MVAHTTPPAADAKTIFTDLGYDVVGDGPEFRATRDWKEVTVRAVADDATDAPDADLQCYVTWSEHAPALQRRLDGRDCDEWAVIGVDDDGGYEVTRAPPAERA; via the coding sequence ATGGTGGCACACACCACCCCACCGGCGGCGGACGCGAAGACCATCTTCACCGACCTCGGCTACGACGTCGTGGGGGACGGCCCCGAGTTCCGAGCGACCCGCGACTGGAAGGAGGTGACTGTCCGCGCGGTCGCCGACGACGCGACCGACGCCCCGGACGCCGACCTCCAGTGTTACGTCACGTGGTCCGAGCACGCGCCAGCCCTCCAGCGACGCCTCGACGGCCGCGACTGCGACGAGTGGGCCGTCATCGGCGTCGACGACGACGGCGGCTACGAAGTGACGCGCGCCCCGCCCGCCGAGCGCGCATAA
- a CDS encoding DUF5786 family protein translates to MGFGSYDESEQENQQSDSEYDEDDVLNVHENDHEGEVSFDTDASQDELIGRLQDMKDDEDDE, encoded by the coding sequence ATGGGGTTTGGTAGCTACGACGAGTCCGAGCAGGAGAACCAGCAATCCGACAGCGAGTACGACGAGGACGACGTCCTCAACGTTCACGAGAACGACCACGAGGGCGAGGTGAGCTTCGACACCGACGCTTCCCAGGACGAGCTCATCGGTCGCCTCCAGGACATGAAGGACGACGAAGACGACGAGTAA
- a CDS encoding mechanosensitive ion channel domain-containing protein — MANVVTTTLRSFVDGIVTALPDILTGLVFLALAFVVIRVVTWVTGVVAARAFGDEEIYVRLVRLVVAIFLWFGALLTFLTVVGLGDIAASLGTASGFLALGVSYALSGMLADVVAGIYLIRDPDFELGDHVVAGDTDGVVEAIELRKTRFDVGEDTVVRANAEVEKKWTKKSE; from the coding sequence ATGGCCAACGTCGTCACGACAACGCTACGCTCGTTCGTCGACGGTATCGTCACCGCGCTCCCGGACATCCTCACCGGCCTCGTCTTCCTCGCGCTCGCCTTCGTCGTCATCCGCGTCGTCACGTGGGTCACCGGCGTCGTCGCCGCGCGCGCCTTCGGCGACGAGGAGATATACGTCCGCCTCGTCCGGCTCGTCGTCGCCATCTTCCTCTGGTTCGGCGCGCTCTTGACCTTCCTCACCGTCGTCGGCCTCGGCGACATCGCGGCCTCCCTCGGCACCGCGTCCGGCTTCCTCGCGCTCGGCGTCTCCTACGCCCTCTCCGGGATGCTCGCCGACGTCGTCGCCGGCATCTACCTCATCCGCGACCCCGACTTCGAACTCGGCGACCACGTCGTCGCCGGCGACACCGACGGCGTCGTCGAAGCCATCGAACTCCGTAAGACGCGCTTCGACGTCGGCGAGGACACCGTCGTCCGCGCGAACGCCGAAGTCGAGAAGAAGTGGACGAAGAAGAGCGAGTAG
- a CDS encoding YcaO-like family protein, translated as MPDSATVALVGDGPAVEAVRAAVSDVDAAVEACAPGAIGGFDAAVVAGVAGSDGFARANAAAVESATPWVAVEAGGLGGYALDGTAASVSVLAPEAGCFACLRARMEANDAPVADAPSTDRATLRLAGAHAGKAVVDGLSAGFDGGRVEELPQRERTFQRVPFCGVCGGGRDRALSLTAEDVSLEDAVGRAERAVDDRVGVVQVVGERESYPAPYYLARSGDTSGFSDAAAARQAAGVAADWNAAYMKAIGEALERYCAGVYRATEFDVAPAGHPDGVGFDAFVRPQDAGTPDHDEPIRWLPGLDLGDGSDVRLPADLVQFPPPSEAYAPAITTGLGLGSDSVDAVLSGLYESVERDATMLAWYSTFEPMGLDVADDEYAELAKRARSEELTVTALLVTQDVDVPVVAVAVHREEWPRFALGSAADLDANAAARGALCEALQNWMELRAMGPEQASGEEGAIGHYADFPRAVRSFVTPETTIPADAVGPDESLSGREELDAVLDRLADADLDAYTARLTTPDVEALGFEAVRVLTPATQPLFVDDPYFGERARTVPEELGYEPRFDRDFHPFP; from the coding sequence ATGCCGGATTCAGCCACGGTCGCCCTCGTCGGCGACGGACCCGCGGTCGAGGCGGTTCGCGCAGCGGTGAGTGACGTCGACGCCGCCGTCGAAGCCTGCGCGCCCGGCGCTATCGGCGGGTTCGACGCGGCCGTCGTCGCCGGCGTCGCGGGGAGCGACGGCTTCGCCCGCGCGAACGCCGCCGCCGTCGAGAGCGCGACTCCGTGGGTGGCCGTCGAAGCCGGCGGGCTCGGCGGGTACGCGCTCGACGGGACCGCCGCGTCCGTCTCCGTACTCGCACCCGAGGCCGGGTGTTTCGCGTGCCTCCGCGCGCGAATGGAAGCGAACGACGCGCCCGTGGCCGACGCGCCGTCGACGGACCGGGCGACGCTCCGCCTCGCCGGCGCGCACGCCGGGAAAGCCGTCGTTGACGGGCTCAGCGCGGGGTTCGACGGCGGGCGCGTCGAGGAACTCCCGCAGCGGGAGCGAACCTTCCAGCGCGTCCCGTTCTGCGGGGTCTGCGGCGGCGGGCGCGACCGCGCGCTCTCGCTAACCGCGGAGGACGTTTCGTTGGAGGACGCCGTGGGTCGAGCGGAGCGCGCCGTCGACGACCGCGTCGGCGTCGTGCAGGTCGTCGGCGAGCGCGAATCCTACCCCGCGCCGTACTATCTCGCACGGAGCGGTGATACGTCGGGATTCAGCGATGCTGCGGCCGCGCGGCAGGCCGCGGGCGTCGCGGCCGACTGGAACGCCGCCTACATGAAGGCCATCGGAGAGGCCTTAGAGCGGTACTGCGCCGGCGTCTACCGCGCCACCGAGTTCGACGTCGCGCCCGCCGGCCACCCCGACGGCGTCGGCTTCGACGCCTTCGTCCGACCGCAGGACGCAGGAACGCCAGACCACGACGAGCCGATCCGGTGGCTGCCCGGTCTCGACCTCGGCGATGGAAGCGACGTCCGGCTGCCTGCGGACCTCGTGCAGTTCCCGCCGCCGAGCGAGGCGTACGCGCCCGCCATCACGACCGGCCTCGGCCTCGGGAGCGACTCCGTGGACGCCGTGCTCTCCGGCCTCTACGAGTCCGTGGAGCGGGACGCGACGATGCTCGCGTGGTACTCGACGTTCGAGCCGATGGGGCTCGACGTCGCGGACGACGAGTACGCCGAACTGGCGAAGCGCGCACGGAGCGAGGAACTCACGGTGACGGCGCTCCTCGTCACGCAGGACGTGGACGTCCCCGTCGTGGCGGTCGCCGTCCACCGCGAGGAGTGGCCGCGGTTCGCGCTCGGCTCCGCGGCCGACCTCGACGCGAACGCCGCGGCTCGCGGCGCGCTCTGCGAGGCGCTCCAGAACTGGATGGAGCTCCGCGCGATGGGGCCCGAGCAGGCGAGCGGCGAGGAGGGCGCAATCGGCCACTACGCGGATTTCCCGCGGGCGGTCCGGTCGTTCGTCACGCCGGAGACGACGATTCCCGCGGACGCGGTCGGCCCGGACGAGAGCCTCTCCGGCCGCGAGGAACTCGACGCCGTCCTCGACCGACTCGCCGACGCAGACCTCGACGCGTACACCGCGCGCCTCACGACCCCCGACGTCGAGGCGCTCGGGTTCGAGGCGGTCCGCGTGCTCACGCCGGCGACGCAGCCGCTCTTCGTCGACGACCCCTACTTCGGCGAGCGCGCACGCACCGTTCCCGAAGAGCTGGGGTACGAGCCGCGATTCGACCGGGACTTCCACCCGTTCCCGTAA
- a CDS encoding mechanosensitive ion channel family protein: MVSWPPGTDPAVLLEEYRLVVAVLCLLAGWYGGRLVVRVAGRRVARRFQRPSVTRTILRLVKAGGVAVGVLSAFHFAGIGLGNVVLSVTVFSAVLGVVLAPLVGSVINGVFVLWDQPYEIGDMIELTDRGQTGFVEDITLSYTKIFTLDNTFIVIPNASMRERDVVNYSAEDERTRLSLTLEVTYEGDLEHARALMEGAAASVDGVLAGGPDIRIGSARYPAGPRAHIDTFADSAVRLRLRYWVREPYQLSRVKSNVQEAIWERFESASDVEIAYPHMHHVFDETSGEAAVSLRER, translated from the coding sequence ATGGTGTCGTGGCCGCCCGGAACCGACCCCGCCGTGCTCCTCGAGGAGTACCGACTGGTCGTCGCGGTTCTCTGCTTGCTCGCTGGCTGGTACGGCGGTCGGCTGGTCGTGCGCGTGGCGGGTCGTCGGGTCGCGCGGCGGTTCCAGCGGCCGAGCGTCACGCGGACGATTCTCCGCCTCGTGAAGGCCGGCGGGGTCGCCGTCGGGGTGCTCAGCGCGTTCCACTTCGCGGGCATCGGCCTCGGGAACGTCGTCCTCTCGGTCACGGTGTTCTCCGCCGTGCTCGGTGTCGTGCTCGCGCCGCTCGTGGGGAGCGTCATCAACGGGGTGTTCGTCCTCTGGGACCAGCCCTACGAGATCGGGGACATGATCGAGTTGACGGACCGCGGCCAGACGGGGTTCGTCGAGGACATCACGCTCTCCTACACGAAGATTTTCACGCTGGACAACACGTTCATCGTCATTCCGAACGCGTCGATGCGCGAGCGCGACGTCGTGAACTACTCGGCGGAGGACGAGCGCACGCGCCTCTCGCTCACGCTCGAAGTGACGTACGAGGGAGACCTCGAACACGCCCGGGCGTTGATGGAGGGGGCGGCGGCGAGCGTCGACGGCGTCCTCGCGGGCGGCCCGGACATCCGCATCGGGAGCGCGCGGTATCCGGCGGGGCCGCGCGCGCACATCGACACGTTCGCGGACAGCGCGGTGCGCCTCCGCCTCCGGTACTGGGTGCGCGAGCCCTACCAGCTCTCGCGCGTCAAATCGAACGTGCAAGAAGCCATCTGGGAGCGCTTCGAGAGCGCGTCGGACGTCGAAATCGCCTACCCGCACATGCACCACGTGTTCGACGAGACGAGCGGCGAGGCGGCGGTCAGTCTACGCGAACGGTGA
- a CDS encoding universal stress protein, which produces MTRVLVPVRYPLSDHSKRTLEAAIDVAEERDAELTVLHVALYQDDGHVTRTALKHAVERAFGRLTDVRYVVRRSFLVEETILDEAAAEGADVVVIGSAHVSRWRRALRRLVGTPDIESYLKEKLDCEVVTVRVD; this is translated from the coding sequence ATGACTCGCGTCCTCGTCCCGGTCCGCTACCCGCTCTCGGACCACTCGAAGCGCACCCTCGAAGCAGCGATCGACGTCGCCGAGGAGCGCGACGCCGAACTCACCGTCCTCCACGTCGCGCTCTACCAGGACGACGGCCACGTCACGCGCACGGCGCTGAAACACGCCGTCGAGCGCGCGTTCGGCCGACTCACCGACGTCCGGTACGTCGTCCGCCGGAGCTTCCTCGTCGAGGAGACCATCCTCGACGAGGCCGCCGCCGAAGGTGCCGACGTCGTCGTCATCGGGAGCGCGCACGTCAGCCGGTGGCGGCGCGCGCTCCGCCGACTCGTCGGCACGCCCGACATCGAATCCTACCTGAAGGAGAAACTCGACTGCGAGGTCGTCACCGTTCGCGTAGACTGA
- a CDS encoding metal-dependent hydrolase: MFIGHETVAFAVVALAAVRLGVSKERALALGVAAGLFAAVPDADMVYALSGLLSAQGGVFGATEAFWAASTAVHRTITHSVVLAAPAALAFALLHDEQTTFRAAGWTVLVGVAGVAFLVSGPLALLVTAAFAAAGRLVLLALDRYVTPALSARDVGVAAFAGLATHPFGDYLTGHPPDLLYPLPIHILTARPDLFGDETLNLLAAFGFELACIWAGVLVALHLLDRDPRDYVSPKATAGIAYAAVAFVVTPPTLDLSYPFVFSVLAVGVVGVTPDYTRRLPDAPTAALTGLAAVTLAGVAYLATYLGFVSEYL, translated from the coding sequence ATGTTCATCGGACACGAGACCGTCGCGTTCGCCGTCGTCGCGCTCGCCGCCGTTCGGCTCGGCGTCTCGAAGGAGCGGGCGCTCGCGCTCGGCGTCGCCGCCGGCCTGTTCGCCGCGGTCCCCGACGCGGACATGGTCTACGCCCTCTCCGGGCTCCTCTCCGCGCAGGGCGGCGTGTTCGGCGCGACCGAGGCGTTCTGGGCGGCGTCCACGGCGGTCCACCGCACCATCACGCACTCCGTCGTGCTCGCCGCCCCCGCCGCGCTCGCGTTCGCCCTCCTCCACGACGAACAGACGACGTTCCGCGCCGCCGGCTGGACCGTCCTCGTCGGCGTCGCCGGCGTCGCCTTCCTCGTGAGCGGCCCGCTCGCCCTCCTCGTCACGGCCGCGTTCGCCGCCGCCGGCCGCCTCGTTCTCCTCGCTCTCGACCGCTACGTCACCCCCGCCCTCTCCGCGCGCGACGTCGGGGTCGCCGCGTTCGCCGGCCTCGCCACCCACCCCTTCGGCGACTACCTCACCGGCCACCCGCCCGACCTCCTCTACCCCCTCCCGATCCACATTCTCACGGCGCGCCCCGACCTCTTCGGCGACGAGACCCTCAACCTCCTCGCCGCCTTCGGCTTCGAACTCGCCTGCATCTGGGCCGGCGTCCTCGTCGCCCTCCACCTCCTCGACCGCGACCCCCGCGACTACGTCTCCCCGAAAGCCACCGCCGGCATCGCGTACGCCGCCGTCGCCTTCGTCGTCACGCCGCCGACGCTCGACCTCTCCTACCCCTTCGTGTTCAGCGTCCTCGCCGTCGGCGTCGTCGGCGTCACCCCCGACTACACGCGCCGCCTCCCCGACGCCCCGACCGCCGCCCTCACCGGCCTCGCCGCCGTCACCCTCGCCGGCGTCGCCTACCTCGCCACCTACCTCGGATTCGTCTCCGAATACCTCTAA
- a CDS encoding DUF5816 domain-containing protein, with protein sequence MEARELDDGTTVYVSDDEVERGQNGAFKATYKDPDADERWGWFCANCETFDNAMDSMGRIQCNVCGNLRKPDEWDAAHE encoded by the coding sequence ATGGAAGCACGCGAACTCGACGACGGGACGACGGTCTACGTGTCGGACGACGAGGTGGAGCGCGGACAGAACGGCGCGTTCAAGGCGACGTACAAGGACCCGGACGCCGACGAGCGCTGGGGGTGGTTCTGCGCGAACTGCGAGACGTTCGACAACGCGATGGACTCGATGGGCCGCATCCAGTGTAACGTCTGCGGGAACCTCCGGAAGCCCGACGAGTGGGACGCGGCGCACGAGTAG
- a CDS encoding pyridoxal-phosphate-dependent aminotransferase family protein, with amino-acid sequence METPPDVDELAPPNRTLMGPGPSPVHPRVLRAMSTPLVGHLDPSFLDIMDETQELLRYAFRTENQWTIPVSGTGSASMEAAIGNLVEPGDTMLVPTNGYFGGRMASMAERAGGDVVEVDAPWGEPLDPVDVQDAFDEHQPDVFGFVHAETSTGAKQTNVPELTDVAHSHDALVVADTVTSLGGVELKVDEWGIDVAYSGPQKCLSCPPGASPLTLNDDAMDKVLSREEPARSWYLDLSLLEGYWGEERAYHHTAPITNVYALREALRLVAEEGIEERWARHERVAGALKAGVEAMGLDLNPEDDYWLPSLNAVRVPDGVTDSDVIDFLLDEYDLEIAGGLGDLSGEIFRIGCMGHGAREKNVTFLVSALADALDEQGADVDVNAGPAAVRDAF; translated from the coding sequence ATGGAGACGCCGCCGGACGTTGACGAACTCGCACCGCCGAATCGAACGCTCATGGGACCGGGGCCGAGCCCCGTCCATCCGCGCGTACTGCGGGCGATGAGCACGCCGCTCGTCGGCCACCTCGACCCGTCCTTCCTCGACATCATGGACGAGACGCAGGAGCTCCTGCGCTACGCGTTCCGGACGGAGAACCAGTGGACGATTCCGGTCTCAGGGACAGGGAGCGCGTCGATGGAGGCGGCTATCGGGAACCTCGTGGAGCCGGGCGACACGATGCTCGTCCCGACGAACGGCTACTTCGGCGGGCGGATGGCGTCGATGGCGGAGCGCGCGGGCGGCGACGTCGTCGAGGTGGACGCGCCGTGGGGCGAACCGCTCGACCCCGTCGACGTTCAGGACGCCTTCGACGAACACCAGCCGGACGTCTTCGGGTTCGTGCACGCGGAGACGTCGACGGGCGCGAAACAGACGAACGTCCCCGAGCTCACGGACGTCGCGCACAGCCACGACGCGCTCGTCGTCGCCGACACCGTCACGAGCCTCGGCGGCGTCGAGCTCAAAGTCGACGAGTGGGGTATCGACGTCGCCTACTCGGGGCCGCAGAAGTGCCTCTCCTGCCCGCCGGGCGCGAGCCCGCTCACGCTGAACGACGACGCCATGGACAAGGTGCTCTCCCGCGAGGAGCCCGCGCGGTCGTGGTATCTCGACCTCAGCCTCCTCGAAGGCTACTGGGGGGAGGAGCGCGCGTACCACCACACCGCGCCCATCACGAACGTCTACGCGCTCCGCGAGGCCCTGCGGTTAGTGGCAGAGGAAGGCATCGAGGAGCGGTGGGCGCGCCACGAGCGCGTCGCCGGCGCGCTCAAGGCCGGCGTCGAAGCGATGGGCCTCGATCTCAACCCCGAGGACGACTACTGGCTCCCGAGCCTGAACGCCGTCCGCGTCCCCGACGGCGTCACGGACAGCGACGTCATCGACTTTCTCCTCGACGAGTACGACCTCGAAATCGCCGGCGGCCTCGGCGACCTCAGCGGCGAAATCTTCAGAATCGGCTGCATGGGCCACGGCGCGCGCGAGAAGAACGTCACCTTCCTCGTGTCCGCGCTCGCCGACGCGCTCGACGAACAGGGCGCGGACGTCGACGTGAACGCCGGCCCCGCGGCCGTCCGGGACGCGTTCTGA
- a CDS encoding proteasome assembly chaperone family protein, protein MPDDARYSNDPLTHSTASFEVMQDTEPSDTLLAGFSQFGLAGLTAVDFLVDHLDLEQTGYVAADSLPAITPFENGTPRHHTRLFSRDGLDLTLLVNELFVPTVAADSFADAILDWTEANGVGEVAIASGVPVAHGPDEHRTYYVATDDYVDDRLAGHDVPPMGTGFLDGVQGRILQRGIDSDLAAGVYITPVHERVPDVEAAIRLTQTVSDVYGLDVDTSPLEAFAKEVADYYAELARRVEAVAEQQKPDDRMYV, encoded by the coding sequence ATGCCCGACGACGCGCGATACAGCAACGACCCGCTCACGCACAGCACGGCCTCGTTCGAAGTCATGCAGGACACCGAACCGAGCGACACCCTCCTCGCCGGCTTCAGCCAGTTCGGCCTCGCCGGCCTCACCGCCGTCGACTTCCTCGTCGACCACCTCGACCTCGAACAGACCGGCTACGTCGCCGCCGACAGCCTCCCGGCCATCACGCCCTTCGAGAACGGCACACCGCGCCACCACACCCGTCTCTTCTCCCGCGACGGCCTCGACCTCACCCTCCTCGTGAACGAACTCTTCGTCCCCACCGTCGCCGCCGACTCCTTCGCCGACGCCATCCTCGACTGGACCGAAGCGAACGGCGTCGGCGAAGTCGCCATCGCCTCCGGCGTCCCCGTCGCCCACGGCCCCGACGAACACCGCACCTACTACGTCGCCACCGACGACTACGTCGACGACCGCCTCGCCGGCCACGACGTCCCCCCGATGGGCACCGGCTTCCTCGACGGCGTCCAAGGCCGCATCCTCCAGCGCGGCATCGACTCCGACCTCGCCGCCGGCGTCTACATCACCCCCGTCCACGAACGCGTCCCCGACGTCGAGGCCGCCATCCGCCTCACGCAGACCGTCAGCGACGTCTACGGCCTCGACGTCGACACCAGCCCCCTCGAAGCCTTCGCCAAAGAAGTCGCCGACTACTACGCCGAACTCGCCCGGCGCGTCGAAGCCGTCGCCGAACAGCAGAAACCCGACGACCGCATGTACGTCTAA
- a CDS encoding bifunctional metallophosphatase/5'-nucleotidase, whose protein sequence is MRVLHYSDVENAYDDPGRIGRLAGLIDDRRAADTLVVGTGDNTAPGVLSLVTEGEQALDFFDAVRPDAETFGNHDFDYGLERTEELVAASPQPWVSVNIELDGEPFGRDVGVRDTLLEERDGERVGFFGVLDADTPALNPEAAGLTVTDPYAAAADAADRLRDAGADHVVALSHLGRGDEELALAADVDAVLGGHVHSERIEYVDDVLLTRPGVGGRVLLEIDFSGVRPTATRHDVSEGPLDAALADRLRRRMRDADLTDVVARVDDPIERTEATAFRGESRVGNFVADAYRWAADADVGLQNSGGIREGHPLAGDVTIADLVSVVPFDEAVAVAELTGEELEALLEHAAGSTLGFGEADWWHAHLSGASVTWDAAQDELVDLRVGGEAVAPDETYTLATTNYLFFSDEEFPVLDTDHRVAALDVQHEVLAAYAREHGIDPEIEGRVVRRGVNDQI, encoded by the coding sequence GTGAGAGTCCTCCACTACTCTGACGTCGAGAACGCCTACGACGACCCCGGTCGCATCGGCCGGCTCGCGGGCCTCATCGACGACCGCCGCGCCGCCGACACGCTCGTCGTCGGCACGGGCGACAACACCGCGCCCGGCGTCCTCTCCCTCGTCACCGAGGGCGAGCAGGCGCTCGACTTCTTCGACGCGGTCCGCCCGGACGCCGAGACCTTCGGGAACCACGACTTCGACTACGGCCTCGAACGAACGGAAGAACTCGTCGCCGCCAGCCCGCAGCCGTGGGTGTCCGTGAACATCGAACTCGACGGCGAGCCGTTCGGCCGCGACGTCGGCGTCCGCGATACGCTCCTCGAAGAGCGAGACGGCGAACGAGTCGGGTTCTTCGGCGTGCTCGACGCCGACACGCCCGCGCTCAACCCCGAAGCCGCCGGCCTGACCGTCACCGACCCCTACGCGGCCGCTGCCGACGCCGCTGACCGCCTCCGCGACGCCGGCGCGGACCACGTCGTCGCGCTCAGTCACCTCGGCCGCGGCGACGAGGAACTCGCGCTCGCCGCCGACGTCGACGCCGTTCTCGGCGGCCACGTCCACTCCGAGCGAATCGAGTACGTCGACGACGTCCTCCTCACCCGCCCCGGCGTCGGCGGCCGCGTCCTCCTCGAAATCGACTTCTCGGGTGTACGCCCGACAGCGACCCGGCACGACGTCTCCGAGGGCCCGCTCGACGCCGCTCTCGCCGACCGCCTCCGCCGGCGCATGCGGGACGCCGACCTCACGGACGTCGTCGCGCGCGTCGACGACCCCATCGAGCGAACGGAAGCGACCGCGTTCCGCGGGGAGTCGCGCGTCGGGAACTTCGTCGCCGACGCCTACCGCTGGGCCGCGGACGCCGACGTCGGCCTGCAGAACTCCGGCGGCATCCGCGAGGGCCACCCGCTCGCCGGAGACGTCACCATCGCCGACCTCGTCAGCGTCGTCCCCTTCGACGAAGCCGTCGCCGTCGCCGAACTCACGGGTGAAGAGCTCGAAGCGCTCCTCGAACACGCCGCCGGCTCCACGCTCGGGTTCGGAGAGGCCGACTGGTGGCACGCCCACCTCTCCGGCGCGAGCGTCACGTGGGACGCCGCGCAGGACGAACTCGTCGACCTCCGCGTCGGCGGCGAGGCCGTCGCCCCCGACGAGACGTACACGCTCGCGACGACGAACTACCTCTTCTTCTCCGACGAGGAGTTCCCCGTCCTCGACACCGACCACCGCGTCGCCGCCCTCGACGTCCAGCACGAGGTCCTCGCCGCCTACGCCCGCGAGCACGGCATCGACCCCGAAATCGAAGGCCGCGTCGTCCGCCGCGGCGTCAACGACCAGATTTAG
- a CDS encoding HesB/IscA family protein, with amino-acid sequence MSTSAENGGENGSLVITEEAAEQALGLLRGEDMDTDVAGLRLFVQQGGCAGLSYGMRFDTEPEDDDHIYEGHGLRVFVDPSSHKYISGSRLDFEGGLQGAGFDVDNPNVEAECGCGESFRT; translated from the coding sequence ATGAGTACGAGCGCCGAGAACGGCGGGGAGAACGGAAGTCTCGTCATCACGGAGGAGGCGGCCGAGCAAGCGCTCGGCCTCCTCCGCGGTGAGGATATGGATACGGACGTCGCGGGGCTGCGGCTGTTCGTTCAGCAGGGCGGGTGTGCGGGGTTATCCTACGGGATGCGGTTCGACACGGAGCCGGAGGACGACGACCACATCTACGAGGGCCACGGGCTGCGAGTGTTCGTCGACCCGTCGAGCCACAAGTACATCTCGGGGAGCCGCCTCGACTTCGAGGGCGGCCTCCAGGGCGCGGGGTTCGACGTCGACAACCCGAACGTCGAGGCAGAGTGCGGGTGCGGTGAGTCCTTCCGGACGTAG
- a CDS encoding dodecin, with protein sequence MVYKKITLIGRSTESFDDAVDDAVDRAEDTLDNVSWVEVVDQRVGIEGKEDREYQTEVEVAFGLE encoded by the coding sequence ATGGTGTACAAGAAGATCACGCTGATCGGCCGTAGCACCGAGAGCTTCGACGACGCCGTCGACGACGCCGTCGACCGCGCCGAAGACACCCTCGACAACGTCTCCTGGGTCGAAGTCGTCGACCAGCGCGTCGGCATCGAAGGCAAGGAAGACCGCGAGTACCAGACCGAAGTCGAAGTCGCGTTCGGGCTCGAGTAA